The DNA sequence CTACTATCTTGCTAAACTTCTGCAGTTCCATTCATGCTTTAACTCGCTGCCATCCTTAGTCAAAGGGGAGGTTGCATTGTAAACAACCGTTCTGAATATATATCTTGTGACGTGCCTTTTGTATGTCCAAGGAAAAAGGGGCGATAGGAAATTCTAGTTGTTTCTCGGTGCTACTCAACCACATTTGCACACATTCAAACTTAGCATGTGGAGAATAATTAAGACTTGTGGATGGATAAATCCACAAACTTTTGTCACATGGAGGCGCCATAGTCCATTGTCCTCTGCTTTCTATCGACAACTAGTGCTAACAAGATGAGTCCTTATCATGCCACACCTTCTGCGGGTGTAGTTTCAAAGTTTAGTTTGGCAGGAAGTTTGGATTTGCCTTCCTTTACCACTCTTGACTAGACTTTTGTTTGGCAGCAAGTCACGCTTTACCTTCCTTTACCACTATTTACCAGTATTGACCAGACTTTTGTTTGGCAGGAAGTCTCGCTTTACCTTCCTTCAGAGATTCAGAGACTTGTTGAAATGCCTCTTCCCCACTAAAGTTATAGGACACAAGTGAGTGCCACCGGAGCTACCAAAGGCACCACTTTTCTCTGCTATCTCGCTAAACTGCAGCACCCACATTCTTGCAGCTCTGCATCCTGAAGACCTGAACCGAGAGGTTCAGTGATTTTTAGAGCCTGAAACACACTGCTGTGTTTGGAGTTATGGAGTAGGGAGAAAGAAGCTGATCCGAGCTCAAATTCAAGGTACCTGCTTGGATCCAGCACGCTGTTTGGTGAATAATTCTGCAAATCTTTGTCCCACTTTGTCCCTTGGTTTGTTTGGTGAACAAGTCGTGTTTTTCCCCCTTCCGAATCTTCTCATATAACACTGTACATACTGAACATCTCTGGTAGTCTTGTGTAGTGTCATACTGCTCTTGCTCTAGTATTTGGCAGCCTTTTTGCTATGCTAATGTATCGTAATTCCCAAGTCTGATAAACTCTAAATATACCATCTGACAGGCCCAATTCGAAGCATCCAATCCAATTCCATCAATTCTATTCCTCGGCCCCTTCGGATGCCAATGGTTTGAATTTTGGTTGCCAAGGAAATTTCATGGTGCCTTCCTTTCCACCTTCCTTGCTGTCTCCAAGGGTTGTTACATGTCTCATTCATACTATTAATCCAGAGAAAACATCTGACACTACATTTATTGGGCTTATAAGCATGAAGTAGGAAGATTTGAACTGGAGCTAAGCTGCACCTCCTGCGTTCTCCAACTCTTGCAACCTGAGCACCAAATGCTCCCTAGTTTCAACGGCACAGGGCAGCCCAGCAACTTGTTTGTGAATAAGTGGGATTGCACAAGGTAGCTGATCGGAGCTTGAATTCTAGGTACGTGCTCTGATTCCTCCTGCACACATATTTTCTTCCCTTGTTAAATACGTACTTATTAATCATGTTGAGTTCTTTTCTCTCATTTCTTACTGAGTGCCACCAAGTACTCAAGACAGCACAAGTATTATAATTCTGTTGCTCCTGCTCTGGCCTTCTGGAGAGGTCATTTGCATCCTGACTAATCTTCCATCCCTGCATCAATCATGTGGCATGGATCAGTAATTCTGTATAATCTAGTGGGTCCACCAAATAGAGCAAACACCAACATTCAAACTATCATTTTTAGTTTCTCCAACTGAGTTGGGATGTGAAAAAGAATAGAACATCCAGACAACTCAGGCTAATTCATAATTTTCAGATCTTTTATCATCCATTATTTGATTACAGAGTTGAACATCAATGTTGCTATATTTGCATGTCGACCATATTATATTAGTTTTGAATTGCAAAACTTGATATAACCGTTAGCTTTGCAATTTCATCCACAGGGATTTGTCATGCAATAGAGCCTTTCAATTATGAGTGGAATGGAGGCTGCTTTAGCATTTGGACTGTCAAAGGTTGTAGGAAACAAGCTAGTTTCACTGGTATCGAGTGAGTTTGCTGCCATAACTGGTGTGGAAAAAGATCTCTCTGAGCTCCAGAGTCTACACGCAGATATTACGAGTTGGCTGTCTATGCTTCATGACAGAGCAATGGAGAGTGACCCATCGCTTCGATGGTTGATAAAATTGAGAAATCTTCTTAatgacatgtatgatttacttGATGAAGTATACCTTCAAGATGAGAAACAGAGGGTAGATAGAGACCATGGCAAGCATGCTATAGCTGTCTGGTTTTGTGGGAAACCGAAGTTGCTTCTGTTTCGATGGAAGGTGGCCCATAAAATCAAAGCAATCAAGGTGGAATTTGATGCAATTGTGAACCAAAAAAGTGATGCCAATACTATACTACATAATTTACATTTGGATCAACTAATACAAAGCAAAAATAAGATAACTAGGGAGCCGTCCTTATTGAGTAATAATAAAGAGTCAAAAATACCATCAAGGGATCATGTGAAGAGTGAAATCATATTAGAGCTTGTGGCATCTAAAAAAGGAGAAGCTGGTCGTATAGTTTCTATTGTTGGGCTTGGTGGATCTGGCAAAACTACGTTAGCCCAACAAATCTGCCATGACGACAAGATAAAAGGGCACTTCAAAGGTAGAATATTCTGGATCCATGTGTCGCAAGAATTTTGCAGGGACAAACTTATAGGCAAGCTATTTGAAGCTATCATTGGGCAGAAGTCAGATCATCACGCTCAACAACACATGGTCCGTGTGATTTCAAACAAATTGAGTGGTAATAAGTTTCTTCTTGTCTTGGATGATGCTTGGCATGAGGACAGGCATGACTGGGAAAATTTCATGGTGctcttagacaatggtgcacCGGGAAGCAAGATTCTTCTAACTACCCGGAATCAAAGTGTTCTGGAAGCAGTGGAATCTAAGGCTATATTCAAATTGGCATACTTATCAGTGGATGAGAGCTGGAGCTTCTTTCTAAAGACTTGTGGATGGGTAGAGGAAGATTTGAGCTATGCTTTTATTCCAGTAGGAAAAGATATTGTCAAGAAGTGTGGTGGGGTGCCACTAGCAATAAAAACACTCGGATCTGTACTCTGGGAAAGAAGGGGCATAAATACTTGGAGGGCCataagagagagtaatttatggGATGAAGAGAATATAGAAGCTCGTGTTTTCACATCCTTGAAACTAAGCTATATTTACTTGAAAGATCATCTGAAGCAGTGCTTTACATTTTGCTCTATATTCCCCAAAGGTTGTAAAATCAACAAACACTACTTGATTGAACAATGGATGGCCCATGGGTTCATCAAGTTGAAGAAGGAAGAGCTAGCACATGATATTGGAAACGAATACTTTGATTCCCTTATGAGAGCTGGTTTTCTACAGGATCGAGTTGAAACTTTGCCACAGAGAAGTGTATCTTGCAAGATGCATGACCTAATTCATGATCTTACTCACTATATTTTACAGAATGAAGTGGTGACGTCTCAACCGAAGAATATGACAGATTCTTCACAAAATTGCAGATATTTATCTTTGACATCTTGCAGTGGGAATGTTGAAAGGGCTCTATTTTACAAGGTCCGTGCTGTACATGTCTCTGGAGGTAACCCATCATTTGATAATCTTGTTAAGAAGAGTTTCTATGTCTGCAGTGTTGTTCTAGACTATGCAGTTGATACTCCGTTTCCATTATTTGTATTGAAGTTAGAATATCTTGCATATCTTGAAATACATCATGTTAGCTGCCCAAAACTTCCAGAAGCTATATCTGTCTGTTGGAACTTGCAGTCACTTCATTTTATTAGTTGCAAAGGTTGTGACATTACCTGAGTCTATTGGAAAACTTAAGAAGCTCCAAACTCTAGAGTTTAATTATATTACTGATCTCGAGACTTTGCCTCAGTCCATTGGTAACTGCCAAGATCTTCAGTCCTTGCAACTAAATTACTGTGAAAAGCTCAGAAAGATACCAAGTTCTGTAGGCAGACTGAGAAAACTAAGGGTGCTTCATATAATCGGATGTTCATCGTTGCAACAACTATTGTTAGAATTCAATGGGGAATTAAGCAACTTAATGACAGTAAACTTACATGGTTGTTGTGGTCTCCAAGACCTACCAACAACACTTTCCTGTCCGAAGCTTCGTACCCTTGACCTTTCTGAAACCAAAGTTACTGTGCTGCCCCAATGGGTTATATCCATTTGTACTCTAGAGTGTTTATACCTTCAAAATTGCGAGGAGCTACTGGAGTTGCCTAAAGGTATAATTAACTTAAAAAATCTTGAGGTTTTGAATCTAGTGGGTTGCAGCAAACTACAATGCATGCCATCAGGGCTTAGACAGCTGACCCGTTTAAGAAATCTAGGCTCGTTTGCTGTTGGGTGTGGTGGAGATGATGCGAGGATCTCAGAGCTTGAAAATCTTGATATGATAAGTGGTCATATGGAAATTACCAACCTTAAATACCTAAAGGATCCAAGTGAGGCAGAAAAGGCCATGTTGAAGCGGAAGAATATATGGAGTTTGGACTTGTCCTGGTCTTCAAGTCAAACCAAAGAAGAGTTAGTATCAGATGTGGAACAAGATCAGTGTGTGCTTAATGCTCTTGAGCCACCATCAAAAATTATGTTCTTGAAAATATGTGGTTACAGAGGCCCCATTTTGCCAAGTTGGATGGTGAAGCAAAATGACTCTTCTTGCTGTGCTGGTATACTGTTCAAGCAGGCCAGTTTATGTCCGTTCTTTCTCTAACAAAAATGACACTAGAAgaatttcataacttaaagtatATATGCGGACTTTTGGTGTTTGCTTCACTGAAGTCCCTGGATCTGCTCAGAATGGCTAACTTAGAGGAGCTGTGGACTACAACAAGTGGTTTTGAAATTCAGGGGGAAGAATCGGAAGCACAACAGTGTTTTCCTGTCCTGTCTGAAGTTCGCATTACATGCTGCCCGAAATTGAATGTGAAACCCTACTTCCCACCATCGTTGTTGTCGTTGTCTTTTGAAGAAAGCAATGAGCAGCTGCTATCCCCGTGTAGCTTCTCTCTACTTCCTCGACCTGCCAATGAATCTTCGTCATCCTGCAATGTGCAGTCTGCAGCGCCGTGCCTCAGGGAACTACAACTAAGAAACATGATGGGATCATCATCTAGCTGGGAACTACTGCAGAACCACACTGAACTTGAAATCTTGCATATTCAATGTTGCAATGACCTGAAACAGTTACCTGATAGCATTCGAAATCTCACCTCCTTAAGGGTGCTGTGGTTAACGGAATGCAAGAGGCTTTGCATGCTTCCGGAGTGGCTTGGCGAACTGCGTTCCTTGCAATCCCTGTATGTCTTTATGACCCCACTGATTGACAGCCTCCCACAATCGGCAAAGCGCCTTACATCCCTTGTCTCATTGCAAATTTGTCGTTGGGACAAAATGAAGGAGCTGCCTGACGTGATTCAGCATCTCACCTCccttcaagtgctcaacttggcaCTATGTCCTGCACTGACTGTGCTGCCAGAGTGCATTGGAGAGTTGTCGGCACTTCGTCGTCTGCAGATCCAGCATTGCCATGCCCTTCAATGTCTGCCCCAGTCCTTACAACGGCTTACTGCTCTCCACGAACTGCACATCAGTTCCTCCCCTGGCTTGGCTAGGCGTTACAATCAAGGAGTGGGCCCAGACTGGCAACTTGTCTCTCACATTCCTGATGTGCGTATAAATTAGGGTGGACACGCGATTGCTGCAGTATCTATCCAATCAACCATTGGTACGTTCTACCCTCTACAGGTTCTGATTTGCAACTTTGTTTTTTTGAATTATTTTTGTGTTTTGTGCTGATTTATTTTATGTCACTCTTTGTTTCCTGGGCTGTTTCCAGACCGTGTTACTACTACTTGGTCCTCACTCCTCCCTGATGGAGGTAGAGCAAACTAGCACATGTCCTCTGCTGTGGCCGGTGTATATATAGCAAAATTAACTTCAGCCTGATGGAATCCCATTAGTGTATGCTACACCTGACTTTCTACGCGTGCTCGGCAAGGATCCGCTATCCAGTCAGCTGGATTATTCAGAAAGTTATTGGATTTTGTTTTGCAAGAATTGGTACACATAGCAGCAATCGTAGATCCATTCCATTTGATGGATGGAGCTTATTAGAAGTTTAAAACTTGTGATAAGTTTACTCTGGTAACTAGGCCTATAGTTACAAGGGGACATGCTTTTTTTAAGTAATTGTTCAGCTTGTACGCTTGTGTTATTTGTATATATGTGCAATGATGAGCCACATTTGCTCCATCATGTACTCCTGTGTGGTCTATGTAAGCGGTGATCAAGCTTTTATTGAGTGAAAAAAAGATATGTTCCAATTTGATCACCTGAACTATTGGAGTAGGATATGCAACTTTATTTAGCTTGCATATACGTCTCATGTTTGGTCCAATTGTTGGTTGTGTTTATAAAACCTACTATgtcttgtttggatgcaaaTTAAATATTATGAACCAAAAATACTAATGGTTCTataaaattcatttgtttttgaaATCCTAGAGGCGTTTGGACGAAACAAATTGAAGGACGAAATCAGACGACCATGAGGTAAATAGATGAGTGTGTAGCCCTATCTCAAGACAACCCAGGAGTGCTACCCAAGATCTCGTGGTCACAGTAGAACTATAGGCCCTAGGAGCTAAGCTAGACAGATATAAAAGCATTCAAAGTTGAACAATGGTGAAATTGACCTGACCAATTTTTCCTGTCTGCACTGCATCGGTGAGGCGCCGCCGATTAATggtgtgtttggtttgtggAGTCACCCCATGCTTGATGAGGTGACGCATTATGAGTTTATTCCATGAAATTTGGTTGAATCAACTTATTCCTCATGCATATACTAATTATTAGCTTATGAGAAATGAGGTGGACGACCGATCTAGTGCTACAGCTCGTACTATCCTGAGTGTTTTCACACTCAGAAAAGAGTATTGATGCTCGACCTATCCTAGTCTCCAGAAAGGCTGGATGAGAGAACACGACTAACCTTATGTCGATGCTCGCATGACTTGGAAGTCATAAAAAGCAAGGTGTGACTACTTCTAGCGTGAATGACAGTACTGATGCTTGACCTATCCTAGTTTTTTGCAAAGCTGGATGAGAGAATCCAGCTATTGCGTCGATGCTCAAAATGACTTACAATATCATTAAAAAGCAAGGATGCATTCAAACCAAGGAACATATAAAGAACTCGGGTACGAGAATTGATGCTCAACCTGTCCCGAGTCATATCAACTCGGATGAGAGCAAACCAGACAACCGATCTAGTGCCGCAGCTCGAACTATCCTAGGTGTTTTCACACTCGGATGAGAGTATTGATGCTCGACCTATCCTAATCTTCAGAAAGGCTGGACGAGAGAACTCGCCTAACCTTGTGTCAATGCTCGCATGGATTAGAAGTCATAAAAAGCAAGGGCTCGTGACTACTCCTAGCACGGATTAGAATATTAAAGCTCAACCTATCCTAGTCTTCAGAAAGGTTCAATGAGAGAACCCGGCTAACCTTGCACCGATGCTCGAACAACTATCCCGAGTACCCTGTGCAGGCTATCGTGGTAAAACAATGTCATTAAAAAGCAAggatgcgttcaaacaaggaaATGTATAAAGAACTCGGGTGCGAGAATTGATGCTCAACCCGTCCTAAGTCATAATAACTTAGATGAGAGAAATCCGTCCGATCTAGCATCGATGCTCGCCTTTGGCTAAGAAAGTCATCTATCCTAGGTGTTTTCACACTCGGATGAGAGGAACATACACTCGATCAATATGCGGGCGATTACATGATTATCACCGCCCCATACATCAGCCACAGCCAACATGTGGCACCAAAACGAAGATCTATTACACCGTCAAGAGAGGTGCAAGTGTGGTCATGCACATACACGCTTATGTGTACTTCTATTACTCACAAGCAAGCGGATCGAAGAGCATGAACCAACTGCGAAGATATACAAGCAGTCACTTTACACCTACAAAGCTACAAGACAGGCATGATGCAACTCTATGAAGAATGACACGACAATTCCATAGTGTCCCCATCTTCTAAGATCACACATGGAGGCCCATGCAAGCATATATACGGGATAATTTCTCCCACAGATGATCATGGTGCCCGACTACCCGAACACGGAGATCGAACTAATACTCGGGGGCTCAGACATCTGAGCTACAAGCAAATCAAATGCCAAGACGATGCACACACGGATTATACTCATACATTTCCttggcttcttcaccttcactcCGACTATGCTCGGGGGCTCGCATTCAAGGATGGAAGACCAAGCATACAAGCACTCAACAACTTGGCTTCACCCTTGAGGACATCTACAAGATCCTACAATCGACTCTAAGTAGTCAGATTGTAGGCTCGGGGGCTGTGGGACATATATCCTCAGAGGATGCTTTCAAATTTTTTCGACAAGGAATTGcaagaggctcgggggctacacccaatGGGTGCACTTGTTTCGGAAAAGTGCACACCACTCGAAGATATCAAGAAGCGCTATATGGTTTCACTCGAGAAACCACTCAGACAATGCTTGTTTCTACTCGACAAGATCTAGAGGAACAAGAAGAGGCTTCCAAAGTTCAACCATACAGTGCTTAGGGGTTTGCCGGTATGTATAGTACCTAGGTACCCCACATAGAAGGGATAAGATCTAGTCTGACTAGGATTCCTCCCATGTAATCCTAGTAAGATTGCTATCCTATAATCTTATTAGGACACCTATCGTGTAATCGACTAGGAATCCTATCccgtggactatataaggaaggCAGGGCTCCCTAGATCAGTAGATTAAACCTAACTAGACCTCACCTCTCCCCATGTGAAAGAGGATATCTGAACAACAGATACTGAACACCATACAATCAATCAAATGCAAAGGCTAACACTGACTAGACA is a window from the Sorghum bicolor cultivar BTx623 chromosome 5, Sorghum_bicolor_NCBIv3, whole genome shotgun sequence genome containing:
- the LOC8076755 gene encoding putative disease resistance protein RGA3, yielding MSGMEAALAFGLSKVVGNKLVSLVSSEFAAITGVEKDLSELQSLHADITSWLSMLHDRAMESDPSLRWLIKLRNLLNDMYDLLDEVYLQDEKQRVDRDHGKHAIAVWFCGKPKLLLFRWKVAHKIKAIKVEFDAIVNQKSDANTILHNLHLDQLIQSKNKITREPSLLSNNKESKIPSRDHVKSEIILELVASKKGEAGRIVSIVGLGGSGKTTLAQQICHDDKIKGHFKGRIFWIHVSQEFCRDKLIGKLFEAIIGQKSDHHAQQHMVRVISNKLSGNKFLLVLDDAWHEDRHDWENFMVLLDNGAPGSKILLTTRNQSVLEAVESKAIFKLAYLSVDESWSFFLKTCGWVEEDLSYAFIPVGKDIVKKCGGVPLAIKTLGSVLWERRGINTWRAIRESNLWDEENIEARVFTSLKLSYIYLKDHLKQCFTFCSIFPKGCKINKHYLIEQWMAHGFIKLKKEELAHDIGNEYFDSLMRAGFLQDRVETLPQRSVSCKMHDLIHDLTHYILQNEVVTSQPKNMTDSSQNCRYLSLTSCSGNVERALFYKVRAVHVSGGNPSFDNLVKKSFYVCSVVLDYAVDTPFPLFVLKLEYLAYLEIHHVSCPKLPEAISVCWNLQSLHFISCKGCDIT